The genomic segment GTTGAACCAGATGAAGAGATTGTTAAATTAGCAAGTGAAAAATTAAAACTTGAACCAACAAAAGAAAACCCACTAGATATAGCTGATAGAGATGAAAAGAAGACTTTTAAATACTGGGAAGGAAGATTAAAAGAAGAGAATATCGACCCAAGTGAAGAGAATATTTTTATCGCAGCAGCTTGTGATGAAAAAGGTATTGCTTTCTTAAAAGGTGAAAGCCCATTAAATGTAAGAAAAGTTGCTGATGCAACTTGTGAAAATGATAAAGAATGTACTTTAGGAGAAGGAAATAGTATGAGTAACGCAACTGGAAACTATACAGTAGTAGTAGATGGACAAAAATTTAATGTATCTATTGCAGAAGGTAATGCAGATATCCAAGTAACACCAGCAACACAAAGTGAAACACCAGCAGCAACACCAACAAACGGTGGAGCAGAAGTAGGAGCAACTGTTGCAGGTAATGTATGGAAAATGAATGTAAAAGTTGGTGATACAGTAAAACAAGGTGAAATTATTGCAATCTTAGAAGCTATGAAAATGGAAATAGATGTAGAAGCTCCTTGTGATGGAACAGTAAGTGCAGTTTTAGCTAACCCTGGTGACGCTGTTGAAGAAGGTCAAGCAATAGCAACTATTAGCTAAAAGAACTGGAGAACTATTTAAATGAATAAAAAAATAATGGCTTCAATGCTACTACTTTTCTTTGCTCTTTTTAGTACAAATGTATTTGCAAACTCAAATGCAACACCAAAAGAAGAAGTAAAACATGAGTATCATGAAAAATCATTAGGTCAACTTCTTGAATCATTCTATAAAACTACTGGGATTTATTCTTTTACAACTCCTAGAGATGATGTAATGACTTCAGAAGCTCATGCAGAAGATGCAAGACCTATGACAACATTTGAACAAACTTGGGGTAGATTAATAATGATAGGTATTTGCTTGTTGTTATTCTACCTTGCAATTGCAAGAGGATTTGAACCCCTATTATTAATGCCAATTGCATTTGGTGGTATCTTAGCTAATATTCCATTAGCTGGTATTGCTGGAGAGACTGGTATGCTAGGTATTATCTATAATATGGGTATTGCTAATGGATTCTTTCCTTTACTTATCTTTATGGGTGTTGGAGCAATGACAGACTTTACTCCACTGCTAGCAAATCCTAAATCAGCAATATTAGGTGGTGCTGCACAGTTTGGTATCTTTGGATCATTAGTTGGAGCAGTTGCAATTGGATTTGATTTACAATCAGCTTCTGCTATTTCAATTATTGGTGGAGCTGATGGACCAACATCAATCTTTATTGCAAATAGACTTGCTCCAGAATTATTAGGAGCAATAGCAGTTGCAGCATACTCTTATATGGCATTAGTACCAGTAATTCAACCTCCAATTATGAAGGCATTAACTTCAGAGGCTGAAAGAAAAATAAAAATGCCAAAATTAAGAAAAGTAAATAAATTAGAGAATTTAACATTGCCAATTGTTATCTTATTGTTAGCAATTTTGTTCTTGCCAGAGTCAACACCTCTTATTGGAGCCTTTTGTTTAGGAAATTTCTTTAAACAATCAGGTGCAGTTGAGAGACTTTCTGATACAATGCAAAATTCATTAATCAATATAGTAACAATATTCTTAGGATTAGGAGTTGGATCAAAACTAGCTGCTGATAAATTCTTGGTGTTAGAGACTTTAGGGATTATGGTTATTGGATTAATAGCATTTGCAGCAGGAACAGCAGCAGGTGTAATCATGGCAAAAGTTATGAATAAATTTGCGTCTGATGAGAATAAGATTAACCCACTAATTGGAGCTGCAGGAGTATCTGCTGTGCCAATGGCTGCTAGGGTTGTATCAAAAGTTGGACAAGAATATGACAAATCTAATGTATTATTAATGCATGCGATGGGTCCAAATGTTGCTGGTGTTATTGGCTCTGCCGTAGCTGCTGGTGTACTTTTATCGATTTTTTAAAATTTTAATTAGTAGGGAATGTAGGAAATGTCTGAAATTAAAGACTCACTTGGTTTAGAAAACGTAGGTAAAGTTTATAGAAACTTAGATGTAGATAGTTTAATGCAACATGCAGTAGAAAATGAGGGAGCTAAAATCTCTTCTACTGGTGCTCTTATGGTAGATACGGGAATTTTTACAGGAAGAAGTCCTAAGGACAAATTCTTTGTTAACCAAGACCCATCAAATAGATATATTGCTTGGGGTGATATTAATAGAAAAGTTTCAAAAGAAGTATATGAAGATTTAGAAGTTGTTGCTAAAAAACAATTAGGTGGTAAAGATTTATATGTAACTGACGTTTATTGTGGTTCTTCTTTAGATAGTAGAAAATCAGTTAGATTTATTACTGAAGTAGCTTGGCAAGCACATTTTATTCAAAATATGTTTATTGTTCCTCCAAAAGAGGATTTAGAAAATTTTGAACCAGAATTTACTGTTTATAATGCTTGTAAAACTGTAGATATGGCTTATGTAAGTCATGAGTTACATTCAGAAGTATTTGTTGTATTTAATGTAGAAGATAACACAGCTCTTATTGGTGGTACTTGGTATGCTGGTGAAATGAAAAAAGGTGTTTTCTCTATGATGAATTATTGGTTACCTCTAGAAGGTAAATTACCAATGCATTGTTCAGCAAATATCGGAGAAAATGGTGATACTGCCCTATTCTTTGGTTTATCAGGAACTGGAAAGACTACACTTTCAACTGATCCAAAAAGAAGATTAATTGGTGATGATGAACATGGTTGGGATGATAATGGAGTATTCAACTTTGAAGGTGGTTGTTATGCTAAAGTTATTAACTTAGATGGAAAATCTGAACCAGATATCTTCAATGCTATTAAAAAAGGTGCTATTTTAGAAAACGTAGTAGCTGATGAAAATGGTATTGTTGATTATACTGATGGTAGTAAAACAGAAAATACTAGAGTATCATATCCAATTGATCATATTGAAAATCATACTCCAGATATGAGAGGTGGACATCCAGAGAATATTATCTTCTTATGTGCTGATGCATTTGGAGTTCTTCCTCCCGTATCTAAACTTGATAAAAGACAAGCAATGTATTACTTTTTAAGTGGATATACTGCAAAAGTAGCAGGTACAGAAAGAGGTATTACTGAGCCAGTTGCAACATTCTCTTCTTGTTTTGGAGAGGCATTCTTACCATTAAACCCAACTGTTTATGCAGAATTACTTGGTAAAAAGATTGATGAGCATGGTGTAAATGTTTATTTAGTTAATACTGGATGGACTGGTGGTCCTTATGGTATTGGTTCAAGAATGAGTATTAAAAATACTAGAGCTTGTATTGATGCAATTTTAGATGGTTCAATCAATAATTCAGAGTTTGAAACTCTTCCAATTTTTAATTTAGAAATTCCTAAAACACTTAATGGTGTTGATACTGAAGTTCTAAACCCTAGAAATACATGGGAAGACAAAGAATCTTATGATGAAACAGCTATTAAACTTGCTGGAATGTATATTGATAACTTTAAAAAGTATTTAACTTTAGAGAGTGATTATGACTTTACGTCAGCAGGACCAAAATTAGTTTAATAAATAAACTAAACAAATAGAGTGTTTATTAACACTCTATTTGAATCTCTTCAATAATTTCTAAACCAAAACCATTTAATCCTACAAATGAGTGTTTCCCTCCACTTGTCATTAACTTAATTTTCTTTACATTTAATGAATTTAAAATTTGAGCTCCAATTCCATAGTCTTTTTGAGACTCTTTATGTACTTTATCTTGCCCTAAGAAGATTAGTAAACCACCTTTAGCTTGTAAGAAGTTGATTGTTTTTAGCATTGAGTTTAATTTTTCATCATTTAAAAATAGCTCAATATCTGGAATTACTGTATGAAATTTAACATGAGTTATTTCTTCAGGCTCACCAAACTGAATAACAGTATGAATATCTCCTAAATGGTCTTTAAACTCTTTTTTAACAGCTTTTGAACCTAGAAATTCAATATCATCTTTTTTTACTTCATCTACTAATTTTTCATGACTTAATCTATATTCTACTAAATCAGAAATATAAATTTGTTTCATATTATGTTTTTGTGCAAAAATATCTAAGTCATCTCTTCTTGCCATTGTTCCATCATCTTTCATGATTTCACAAATTACAGCTTCTCCATTTAATCCTGCTAGCTTACATAAGTCAACGCTACCTTCTGTATGCCCTGTTCTAACTAATACTCCACCATCTTTTGCAATTAGTGGAAAGATATGCCCAGGCTTAACTAACTCTGTCTCTTTTGAAATAGGATTAGCTAAAATCTTAATAGTATCATCTCTCTCCCCTGCACTAATTCCTGTTGCTGCATCTGCTGCATCAACTGAAACTGTAAAGGCAGTCTCATATGAAGAAGTATTCGAATTAACCATAGGATTTAAAGCTAGTCTTTGAGCAGTCTCTTTTGTAACAGATACACAAATTAAACCTTTAGCGTGACTAGCCATGAAGTTAACTTTATCAGGAGTACTCAATGCTGCTGCATAAACTAAATCTCCTTCATTTTCTCTGTCTTCATCATCTAACATGATTACCATGTTACCTTTTTGAATTTCTTCTATTGCTTCTTTTACTCTTTGTATTGCATTCATATTAATCTCTTTCATAAATTGTATTATTTCTTGAATTTCTTCTATTATATCAGAAATTTCAAAAAATTTTATAAAAACCCTTGACAAACAAAGCATTTTTTACTATAATTTCGGCACTTAAAAAGTTGGGGTATCGCCAAGCGGTAAGGCACTGGTTTTTGGTACCAGCATTCGTAGGTTCGAATCCTGCTACCCCAGCCACTTTTTTAAGTCATATCGCGGAATAGAGCAGTCCGGTAGCTCGTCGGGCTCATAACCCGAAGGTCGTTGGTTCAAATCCAGCTTCCGCAACCAATTTAATAAATGATGTCTTATGTCAAGGTAGCTCAGCTGGCTAGAGCGCTGGTCTCATAAGCCGGAGGTCGAGAGTTCAAGTCTCTCTCTTGACACCATTTTTAAACTTGAAATCGTCAAGTTGGTAGACATCACTTTATTTATCCCCTTATCTTAACATTGTTTAACTATAAACTTTGATAAGGATAGCTATTTATTTTGCTGATGTAGCTCAGTTGGCTAGAGCAGCTGATTTGTAATCAGCAGGTCGTAGGTTCGACTCCTATCATCAGCTCCATTTTGCGAATAAAAATGAAATAGAATTACTTTTATACATAAAATCCTATAGAATTTCCCTCCTAAAAATTAAATACATTATTCTTTCTATTTCATTTTTATATTCTTTAATGTAAAATCCTCCTATGAAACAATTACTTTTAATACCAGGACTAATGTGTACTCAAAAGCTTTGGTCTAAACTAAATCTAACAAATTATCAAGGAATCAAAATTCCACAAAAAGACTCTATTGATAAAATGATTGAAGAACTCCATAAAGAGTTTTCAATATACAAAGAACCTATAAACCTAGTTGGTTTTTCTTTAGGAGGATACATAAGCTTAAAATACTTAATTAAGTATCCTAATAGAGTAAATAAAGCCTTGATTATATCTTCTGGAATTGATTCTTTAAATGAAAAAGAGATAAGTAAAAGAAAAAAAATGCTTGAAACTTTAAAAAGAAATAATATTAATTCCTTAAGTTTTATGGCTATTTCTCAACTCTTGGAAGATAAAACAAACGAAAATAACCTTGAGATTATAAATGAGATGTTTGCCGAACTAGGAATGGATATTTATCAACAACAACTGTTTGCAACAATGAAACGTAAATCTTTATTTGAAGAATTAAAAGAAGTAAATACCCCTATTTTGTTTTTAAGTGCTATAAATGATGCTTTAGTGAATTTGCAACCTATAAAACAATTATGTTTAGAAAAAGAAAACTTTCAGTTAAAAACATTAAATACAGACTCCCATATGCTACCTTTAGAATATGATGACTTTTTATACAATGAAATTCAAAACTTTTTTTAATAAATAATGTTATAATTATTTATGTATAATTTATTTAATCTAAAAAAGCTAACGATAGTTTATTTTATAGTCTTTTTATCTTTAGTTTTTTGGGCTTTCTTTGCTTATTCTACAATGAATGAAATGATTTCTAGCCAAAAAATATATGCAAAAATAATTAATATTGCTGGTAAACAAAGAATGCTTTCTCAAAGAACTGCATTAATGGCAAAATTAAGCTTTGAAAATGGAACAAGCAATTATATTGATAGTACAAATAGTTTATTAAAACAAATGAAAAAAGATCATGGGTTTATTATTTCTAATATAACTTCTAGTGAAATAAATGAGATATATTTTAAAGAACCTTATAATCTTGATTTTCATGTAAATAGATATTTTAAAAGTCTTGAGGCTTTTCTTTTAGATAAAAATAAAGAAAAATTAGAAAAAATCGAAGATTTATCAAACACTATTCTTCCTAAGCTAGATTATGCAGTAAGTAACTTTGAAGCTGAAAGTGATAAAAAAATAGAAAAATTAACGAAGCAAGAGCTTTTTATTCTACTTGGAACACTTATAACTATATTGCTTGAAGCTGTTTTAATTGTAATACCTTCAATTCGTTATAACAAACAGAAAGAACAAGAATTAAAAGATTTAAATAACAGTCTCAAAAAACAAATTGATGATGCAATAAGTAAAAGTAAAAAACAAGATTTAGTAATAGCAGAACAATCAAAAAACCTTACAATGAAAGAGATATTAAATAATATAGCTCATCAGTGGAGACAACCTTTATCTATCATTACTACTTGTACAAGTGGACTTAGACTAAAAAAAGATTTTAATAATCTAAGTGATGAAAATCTACAAGAAAGTATTGATATTATACTTAAAAACTCAAACTATTTATCAAATACTATAGAAAACTTTAGACAGTTCTTTGATGAATCAAATAATACATATTATACTTTTTATGATGTTATTGAAAAAGCAAAAGCATTATTGTCACATAGACTTGAAAATAAAAATATTACTATTATTAAAGAAGTAGATAATAATCTATCTTACTTTGGTAATGAGACCAGATTAGTTCAAGTATTTATTCATATTTTAAATAACTGTATAGATGTATTAATAGAAAAAGAGTTACCAAGATATGTATTTATTGAAATAAAAAAGAAAAGTGATTTAATTTTTATTAATATAACTGACAATGGATTGGGAATTAGTGAAAAAATTATAGATAAAATATTTGAACCTTATTTTACAACAAAACATCAATCTATAGGAAAAGGAATTGATCTTTATAATTGTAAACAAATAATTGAGTCTTTATTTAAAGGTAAAATAATAGCAAGTAATAAAGAAAAATATTTTGATAATAAATGTTATAAAGGGGCCTGTTTTACAATAACAATCCCCTTAAAAGAACAAAACTAAACTTTTTAGTCTTCTGTAGCTTCGTTAATTGCTTCTTTTGTAGCTTTGTAAGCTTTTTTTGTTCCTTTTTTTGTAGCATCCCATGCATCTGAAGAGTCTTTTTTAACTCCTTTCCATGTTGCACAACCACTAAATAAAAAAAGTACCCCTAAACCTAATAAAAAAGCTCTCATTATAGTCTCCTATTAAATTGTAATCTCTTTAATATCAGCAATTTCTTTAAATGCTTGATACACTTTACCAATAATATTTTTTCTATTTGTTTTTATTTTATTATCATCATGATTAACAAAAACATTGTCAAAGAAATTATCAAGTTGTGGCTTTAAAGCAAATAAAGAATCTAACTCTTCTTCATAGCTTAAGTATTCTTTAGAAATTACTTTGTTAAATGCTTCATATAACTCTTTTTCTTCTTTGTCTTCTAAAAGTTCTTCTTTTACTTCTAATTTTGAATTAATATCTAAATCTTTGATAATATTTGCAACTCTTTTAAATGTTGCAGAATATTCTTTAAAATTGTCACTTAAAACAATTGGATTTAAGGCACAAAGTTTTTGTGAAATTTTAAAGATATCACTCTCTTCAGAACCTAGTACAGCTTTTAATACAGATGGGTTAACATCAAAAATCTTAAATAGTCTTTCATTAAAAAACTCTATAAGTTTTGCTTTATCTAGACCTTTATAGTTTGAACTTAAAGTGTCAATAATCTCTTCTAAATCAATTGCTAATTTATGTTCAATTGCAATTTTTACAATACCTGCAGCTGCTCTTCTAAGTCCAAATGGATCTTTAGAACCTGAAGGAATTTTTCCAACAGAGAACAATCCCATTAAATTATCAAGTTTGTATGAAAGTGCAACAATAGAAGAGAAAGTAGTTGATGGTAAGTCAGAGTCTTCTCCATCTGGTAAATATTGCTCTTTTAGTGCTGTATATACTTCTTCTTTTTCTCCAGCAATTTTTGCATAGTAATATCCCATTAGTCCTTGAAGTTCTGTAAACTCAAATACCATTTCAGACATTAAATCAGCTTTTGAAAGCATTACTGCTTTTTGAACTAATTCCTTCTCATTTACATTTAGCTTTTCTGCTAAGAAAGCTGCAATTTTAGCTTCTCTTTCACACTTCTCATACATAGAACCTAAACCTTCAACAAAAGTTAACTTTTTAAGTCCTTCATTCGAAAGTCCATTTTCAATATCATTTTTCCAAAAAAACATTCCATCTGCAAGTCTAGGTCTAAGTACTTTCTCATTTCCAGCAATAATATGAGAAAAGTCTTCAGTTTTTGAGTTTGAAACAACTATAAAGTTATTTGTTAATTCCCCATCTTTATAAACTGCAAAATACCTTTGATGTTCTTTCATTGAAGTTACAATAACTTCTTCTGGTAACTCTAAAAACTCTTCATCAAATTTACCAATTAAAGCAGTAGGATATTCAGTAATGGCAACAACTTCTTCTAATAGTTCTTCATCAATATCAATTTTTACATCATTAGAAGCTTCAATCTCTTTCATTTGTTCTAAAATTCTTTTTCTTCTATCATCTGGGTAAAGAATAACACCATTTTTATCTAATTTACAGAAATAATCACCTGCAAAATCATAAGTGAAAGGCTCATACGAAACCATTCTATGTGCAAATGAGAAGTTTGAAGATTTAACTCCAAAAAGTTCTGCTTCTACTACTTCTTCACCTAAAAGAATAGATAAAGATCTAATTGGTCTAATAAAACTATCAGTTCTACTTGCCCATCTCATTGATTTTCCAAAATCTAAACTTGAGATAAATTCATTTACCATATCATTTAAAAGATCTTTTGCTTTAATACCTAAAACTTCTTTTTTATAATATAGGACTTCACCCTTACCTTGATCTTTTTTCTCAAGTTCATCAACACTTACACCACATTTTTTTGCAAAACCTAGTGCTGCAGGAGTTGGTTCACCATCTTTAAAAGCAATTTTAACAGGTGCTCCAAACATCTCTTCTACTGAATCTTCTTGTTTAACTTGAAATTCTCTATGCCATAATACTAATCTTCTTGGTGTATAAAAAAAGTCAAAATCACATAATAATCTATTCTTTTCTAATATTTTTGCCCATTTTTTTTCAATATTTAGTAGTTCTTTTAAAAATGGAATTGCTGGCAGTTCTTCTACACCAATTTCTATTAATAATGGTTTGTTCATTTATTCTTTCCTTAGTAAAACTGTATGAGAGTATATTTATCTTAAAAAGTAGTTATTTTATCGAAAGAAGGCTTATTTTTTGGTTAGTGAAAAAGAAGATTTAGAGATACCTAAACCTTCTTCTTTAAATTATTTATATAGTTTGATTTCTGTCTGTAAGCCTTTAAATAGACTAATACACATTAAAATTAAGATTATAGTAAATGGAAGACCTGTAGTAATAGCACCTGCTTGTAATGCTTGCAGTGCTTCTTTCCCACCTATGTATAATAATGAACCTGCAATTAATCCTTCCATAGATGCCCAAAATATTCTTTGAGGAACTGGAGCATCTACTTTTCCACCTGAAGTAATTGAATCAATTACTAATGAACCTGAGTCAGAAGAAGTAATAAAGAAAACTAAAACTAAAATAATTGCCAATGATGATGTTATAGTTGTAAATGGTAAGTTCTCTAACATTTGATACATTGCTAAAGGAACTTTTGTTATACCATCTGCTAAAGCTCCTACATTGTTAATTGTTTGATCTAACGCTGAACCACCAAATGCTGACATCCATACTATTGTAACTAATGTTGGTATTAATAGTACTGCAACTAAAAACTCTCTTACAGTTCTTCCTTTTGATACTCTTGCAATAAACATTCCAACAAATGGAGACCAAGAAATCCACCATGCCCAATAAAAAACAGTCCAACCATGGAACCATGTAGAATCATCTCTATCAATCCAATTACTTAAAGGTATAATGTTTGATGCATAACTTACTGCTGTAGAAAAAACACCAGAAAAAATATCTAATGTTGAACCAGCTAATATAACAAAACATAGTAATACAGTGGCAATAAACATATTTATATTACTTAAAAGTTTTACTCCACCATCAATACCTCTAATCACAGAAATAATTGCAACTGCTGTAACAAAAATTACTATACCTAT from the Arcobacter sp. CECT 8983 genome contains:
- a CDS encoding bifunctional 3,4-dihydroxy-2-butanone 4-phosphate synthase/GTP cyclohydrolase II, with protein sequence MNAIQRVKEAIEEIQKGNMVIMLDDEDRENEGDLVYAAALSTPDKVNFMASHAKGLICVSVTKETAQRLALNPMVNSNTSSYETAFTVSVDAADAATGISAGERDDTIKILANPISKETELVKPGHIFPLIAKDGGVLVRTGHTEGSVDLCKLAGLNGEAVICEIMKDDGTMARRDDLDIFAQKHNMKQIYISDLVEYRLSHEKLVDEVKKDDIEFLGSKAVKKEFKDHLGDIHTVIQFGEPEEITHVKFHTVIPDIELFLNDEKLNSMLKTINFLQAKGGLLIFLGQDKVHKESQKDYGIGAQILNSLNVKKIKLMTSGGKHSFVGLNGFGLEIIEEIQIEC
- a CDS encoding biotin/lipoyl-containing protein; the protein is VEPDEEIVKLASEKLKLEPTKENPLDIADRDEKKTFKYWEGRLKEENIDPSEENIFIAAACDEKGIAFLKGESPLNVRKVADATCENDKECTLGEGNSMSNATGNYTVVVDGQKFNVSIAEGNADIQVTPATQSETPAATPTNGGAEVGATVAGNVWKMNVKVGDTVKQGEIIAILEAMKMEIDVEAPCDGTVSAVLANPGDAVEEGQAIATIS
- a CDS encoding ATP-binding protein, with the protein product MYNLFNLKKLTIVYFIVFLSLVFWAFFAYSTMNEMISSQKIYAKIINIAGKQRMLSQRTALMAKLSFENGTSNYIDSTNSLLKQMKKDHGFIISNITSSEINEIYFKEPYNLDFHVNRYFKSLEAFLLDKNKEKLEKIEDLSNTILPKLDYAVSNFEAESDKKIEKLTKQELFILLGTLITILLEAVLIVIPSIRYNKQKEQELKDLNNSLKKQIDDAISKSKKQDLVIAEQSKNLTMKEILNNIAHQWRQPLSIITTCTSGLRLKKDFNNLSDENLQESIDIILKNSNYLSNTIENFRQFFDESNNTYYTFYDVIEKAKALLSHRLENKNITIIKEVDNNLSYFGNETRLVQVFIHILNNCIDVLIEKELPRYVFIEIKKKSDLIFINITDNGLGISEKIIDKIFEPYFTTKHQSIGKGIDLYNCKQIIESLFKGKIIASNKEKYFDNKCYKGACFTITIPLKEQN
- a CDS encoding sodium ion-translocating decarboxylase subunit beta gives rise to the protein MNKKIMASMLLLFFALFSTNVFANSNATPKEEVKHEYHEKSLGQLLESFYKTTGIYSFTTPRDDVMTSEAHAEDARPMTTFEQTWGRLIMIGICLLLFYLAIARGFEPLLLMPIAFGGILANIPLAGIAGETGMLGIIYNMGIANGFFPLLIFMGVGAMTDFTPLLANPKSAILGGAAQFGIFGSLVGAVAIGFDLQSASAISIIGGADGPTSIFIANRLAPELLGAIAVAAYSYMALVPVIQPPIMKALTSEAERKIKMPKLRKVNKLENLTLPIVILLLAILFLPESTPLIGAFCLGNFFKQSGAVERLSDTMQNSLINIVTIFLGLGVGSKLAADKFLVLETLGIMVIGLIAFAAGTAAGVIMAKVMNKFASDENKINPLIGAAGVSAVPMAARVVSKVGQEYDKSNVLLMHAMGPNVAGVIGSAVAAGVLLSIF
- a CDS encoding alpha/beta fold hydrolase — its product is MKQLLLIPGLMCTQKLWSKLNLTNYQGIKIPQKDSIDKMIEELHKEFSIYKEPINLVGFSLGGYISLKYLIKYPNRVNKALIISSGIDSLNEKEISKRKKMLETLKRNNINSLSFMAISQLLEDKTNENNLEIINEMFAELGMDIYQQQLFATMKRKSLFEELKEVNTPILFLSAINDALVNLQPIKQLCLEKENFQLKTLNTDSHMLPLEYDDFLYNEIQNFF
- a CDS encoding BCCT family transporter, which translates into the protein MKRIEYDTEYEAGQDNLKAFGMDMHNPVFFVSALLILSFVVVTIVFPTSSKEILDGMKTWSINNFDWLFMMGGNIFVLFCVALVFSPFGKIRLGGKDIKPEYSRLSWFAMLFAAGMGIGLMFWSVAEPVAYYTGWYKTPLGVEANTEQAADLAMAATMYHWGVHPWAIYGVVGLALAFFSYNKGLPLTVRSAFYPLLGEKVWSWPGHIIDLLAVFATIFGLATSLGLGAKQASSGLSYLFDISAGINTQIGIVIFVTAVAIISVIRGIDGGVKLLSNINMFIATVLLCFVILAGSTLDIFSGVFSTAVSYASNIIPLSNWIDRDDSTWFHGWTVFYWAWWISWSPFVGMFIARVSKGRTVREFLVAVLLIPTLVTIVWMSAFGGSALDQTINNVGALADGITKVPLAMYQMLENLPFTTITSSLAIILVLVFFITSSDSGSLVIDSITSGGKVDAPVPQRIFWASMEGLIAGSLLYIGGKEALQALQAGAITTGLPFTIILILMCISLFKGLQTEIKLYK
- the glyS gene encoding glycine--tRNA ligase subunit beta — its product is MNKPLLIEIGVEELPAIPFLKELLNIEKKWAKILEKNRLLCDFDFFYTPRRLVLWHREFQVKQEDSVEEMFGAPVKIAFKDGEPTPAALGFAKKCGVSVDELEKKDQGKGEVLYYKKEVLGIKAKDLLNDMVNEFISSLDFGKSMRWASRTDSFIRPIRSLSILLGEEVVEAELFGVKSSNFSFAHRMVSYEPFTYDFAGDYFCKLDKNGVILYPDDRRKRILEQMKEIEASNDVKIDIDEELLEEVVAITEYPTALIGKFDEEFLELPEEVIVTSMKEHQRYFAVYKDGELTNNFIVVSNSKTEDFSHIIAGNEKVLRPRLADGMFFWKNDIENGLSNEGLKKLTFVEGLGSMYEKCEREAKIAAFLAEKLNVNEKELVQKAVMLSKADLMSEMVFEFTELQGLMGYYYAKIAGEKEEVYTALKEQYLPDGEDSDLPSTTFSSIVALSYKLDNLMGLFSVGKIPSGSKDPFGLRRAAAGIVKIAIEHKLAIDLEEIIDTLSSNYKGLDKAKLIEFFNERLFKIFDVNPSVLKAVLGSEESDIFKISQKLCALNPIVLSDNFKEYSATFKRVANIIKDLDINSKLEVKEELLEDKEEKELYEAFNKVISKEYLSYEEELDSLFALKPQLDNFFDNVFVNHDDNKIKTNRKNIIGKVYQAFKEIADIKEITI
- the pckA gene encoding phosphoenolpyruvate carboxykinase (ATP), with the translated sequence MSEIKDSLGLENVGKVYRNLDVDSLMQHAVENEGAKISSTGALMVDTGIFTGRSPKDKFFVNQDPSNRYIAWGDINRKVSKEVYEDLEVVAKKQLGGKDLYVTDVYCGSSLDSRKSVRFITEVAWQAHFIQNMFIVPPKEDLENFEPEFTVYNACKTVDMAYVSHELHSEVFVVFNVEDNTALIGGTWYAGEMKKGVFSMMNYWLPLEGKLPMHCSANIGENGDTALFFGLSGTGKTTLSTDPKRRLIGDDEHGWDDNGVFNFEGGCYAKVINLDGKSEPDIFNAIKKGAILENVVADENGIVDYTDGSKTENTRVSYPIDHIENHTPDMRGGHPENIIFLCADAFGVLPPVSKLDKRQAMYYFLSGYTAKVAGTERGITEPVATFSSCFGEAFLPLNPTVYAELLGKKIDEHGVNVYLVNTGWTGGPYGIGSRMSIKNTRACIDAILDGSINNSEFETLPIFNLEIPKTLNGVDTEVLNPRNTWEDKESYDETAIKLAGMYIDNFKKYLTLESDYDFTSAGPKLV